ACAATGGCTCATTATTGAGTAGCATGTGAAGCCAAACTTTTAAGTTCATCAATTGTATTTCAGTTTTCTGCTTTACAATGAAGGTTTTggtggaagaaaggaagattagagtttaacgtcccagtttgaggtcattagagatggagcacaagctcagattgtgtgaAGGATTTGGAATGGTTACGTGTCATACCCTTTCGAAAACCATCAAGACACTTTCCTTGGAAAATGTAGGGATATCAAAGAAAGCcccaatctggatggctggatacaGATCTGAACTCATCGTTcttccaaatacgagtccagtttgCAAGCCACTACACTCTGTCAGGACAAGGGAAAGTTACTAATTTGTTCCCTACTGTGGTGGCCTTTGTCTTCATCTCTACTTTCAAAACTAATATCACCATTCTTTGCTTCTGGTGGCTCAATGGTAAAAGTGACAGGCTGCAAAGTCAAAGGCCTCAGATATGATTCCTGGTCAACCCTAGGATTTTTAtcttttacttgtcacttcttttgtcTCCAACAATCTTTGTTGATGTGGAAATTCCGAGTTGCACTGTGCATCTGAATCCATGTTAAACTGGTCCAAAAAGTCAGTTCAGAAGTCGGAGAAAGGCAACAGTACCGAGCCTATTAAATCACTGTGTGTTCTAAATCTTCAGTATCCTCCATTCTTTCTTGATATATTTAACCTTTGTACACTCAttcaagattcatgactggtgtgTTGATTTTTCACAGTTGCATAATGAAACTGGAGGCATGGTTTATGGTTATTTTTAGTTTTACTACATTCTAAATGATTTTGATTGTAATATAACATTAAACAGGACATAACATAACTATTCCTAGACCTTTGATAAAATAGAAGGGATGAAATGAAACCTTTTTCTTGATAAAGCAATGTCCAGAAGTGCATTGTTTTGATCTTATACTGGGATGAAGGAAGCTGTGTAATAAAAGCATTTAAAGGACTTCAATGGTTAGCAGTACCACATGGTGCAAGTGTGCTACAaatgatctttttacaaaattattaaaactaaacataatgagaattgcaaatatatttataaatctCACATTTAAATTTGTAGCTACCACACACTATTTTAATACTGAATGAGAATGTGTATGGAAATCAGAAATGTGAATGCTTTTGTATTTGTAAATTAtcaacagaaattacaattctgagtACATTGTAAAAACTAGAAATGTTCTTTCATTACATTTTTCCAGCTTCTGAGAATACTCAGCTTTAATACTTGATAAGAATCAAAATAACATACTCAAAATTTGTGAcatctgtaaacagttcagtgctaCAAACTTGCAAGTCAGCAAGAGCAAATCACTACATGGATTCCTGATTATGGAAAAATTGCTACAAAAATGAAACTTCGACCCTCCTACAATCATTATGCAACAAACATAAATTTACCAAAAATATCCTCAAAAGCTGAATTACAAATATCTGACTCCAGAAGACAACTACATATACTGAATAAATATTTCAGAGTTAACTAACTATTTAGGAGACagaatattatttacatttttggtCTGCAAACAGTATCTGAGTGAAACAGATAAATTTCTGCAGTAAGCAGAAAGTATATTTTATCTACTTAACACAAAACCCATTGTTTTCTATATACTTCCTTCCTAtaatatgtaatatgcaccaaacaaatATAAACTCTTcttgtataaaattaaaaaaaatgtaacaccTATTCAATATTGCtttaaaaaaaggcatttttaAACATGAAATTGACCAGTATTACCAAAATTAACACTATGAAAAACACCTCAAAACAGTTCAGACTGACAATTCTGATTAATAATGCCTAATATTTCTATGAAATGTAACATTAATATACAAAAATCTCAAGTTTCACATGAAAGCCAACTGAGTATGTACAGTACAAATTTCTCATAAAAATCTGTGTCATAGCAAACCTCCATACCACTGACCCTCTGGATTGAAATATAGGTCAATATATAGAcagatgttctttaaatttttcatgtGAATAATCATTGATTCACATCATTCAGTCTATCTGAGGAATATGTACTCCAAAACTGGTATTCACCCGTAAATGGAAATCATCAAATTATTCATTTTCTTCTTATCCTTATAATTTCCTTCTTATCATGTATATGAGCTTCTCAACAGAATAAATACTGTTCACTCTTCCTGAATATTTTAAACTATTTTCTCACTGAAGCAATATAAATAGTACTACATTACTGGACTTTTTCATGTGTATCAATGCCAAGAAATTCGAAGGAAATGGATGCAGGAATGAATAAGAGTCATGCTGATTGCCTTTCGTTGAGTGGTAGCCCATTGTTTAGGTTTTGAAGTCGTCGGCATTCTCGTTGGCGGAATGCTTTCCTTTCAGATTTTGTTCCTCCAGTCATCACTCGAATCACAGGCTTTTCTCTAGACACTCTGTCTGGATTGTAAGTGTAACCAGGTCCATCTGTGTCCCATGATTCTTGTGGAGGAGGCAGATTTACTGGGACGTATTCCTTCCAGCATTCCTCGGCACTTCTCCGTTCACCCTGGAAAAATGAATATTTTGCTTACAGTGGAGTGAAGGCTTTCAGTAATATATTTCTTTGGTCAGGCATGCACGGAATCTCTAGCCTATAATACACTATAGAATACAGATTGCACAAACAGGAGTGTCAATATTTTGAATCCAATAATGTGCTTGGAGACTAGCTTCTAATGAAACAGTAAACAGTGAACAGTAAACGAAAACTAATAATGGGTATGATCTGGAAGAAATGCTTGCCATTCTTAGGATATATAATCAGGACACTTGAAAACAGAACCATCGGTAGAATAATGCAAAAATTAGGGAATTCTaagagcaacattaaatggatTACAGAAATCGGGCAAGATATGAAGTAACTAGAGAATACTAAGAGAAGATTTAAAAACAAAGacaaaatcaacaaaaacaaaccAAACTACACACCAAGGGCAACAAACAACCAACAGGAAGAATGATTTTATAAGAAGAAAGAAGGATTTGATCTGAGAGACTGAAGAAGTACTGCatcaacaggaaaaaaaaaaccaatCACATAAAACTGATTAAAGTAGTCCAATGGAAGCCATAAtatgcaagtaaataaataaaatacttagcTGCTCATGGAATGGGTTCAGGTCCAACCTTTTTAAAAATCAATTGTATAAAATTGACAAAAgtagtccaatgaaggccataatagGCAAGTAAATAAAGTATTTGACTGCTAACACAATATGGGTTCAGGTCCAACATTTTTACAGTCAAAACAATCACTGCATTGTAACATGGTTTGGAAATAATGTTATATTCTATTTAACACTGTTGGATTTAAGGAGAGCTTCTGATCTGCACTCTTACAGTAGTCTTATCAGAAAATTCCAGAGTTTTTCtactacatctacacttacatgtACTTCACAAGTCACCTGATGGTGTTGTGTTGGAggctactttgtgtaccactgttatCCCCCCTCCCATGACAACATACCCTCTTGTTCCGGTTGTAAATAGTTCGCGGAAAGATGACTGTCAGTAAGCCTCGGTGCAATCTcacatctctctaattttatcttcatggtcttttcatgtGATATACATGGGAGAACCACTTTATTAGTTAACTCTAAGAACGTATGCTCTTGGAACTTTGACAGGAAACCACAGTCATTCAAACTGTCTCTCTTGTAGTGGCAGCCAATGGAGTCAGCTGAGCACCTCTGTACCACTTTTGCACTTACTAAGTTAACCCataacaaaatgtgctgctctttttCAGGTGTTTTGTATttactctatcaatcctatctgatacagaTCCCAGTCAAACTCCTAGATATCTTACGGATGTGACTGTATCGACTGAGTGATTCGCAATCATGTAATCGAACAATAATGGGTCTTTTTGTCTATTTGTGCACTATATGTTACATATGTTTATATTAATGGTCAACACTGCACCAAGTGTCGATCCTGTGCTGGTCTGCCTGCATTTCGTTAGAATTTTCTAGCATTCCGCCTTGTGCCCTGAGATTCAGGACCCCACCACTATTCTCCCTTCACCATCAACCCAAAGTGTCCAGGGCGGCACAGTAAACACTGTGCAGAAGCAAATGCATTCCTGTCATTGTGTGCTTGGTGTCAGAATGGTACACTTTGCACCAACATTTTGATGGTAGGCAGAGAAAACCTCGaaactccattttgttaaattttgcagatgaagcaaaaacagtttcttaaaaaataatatatagtgATACAGAAAGTTGCTACTTCTATGGCTGTATAGTGGAATGTTAATTATTGACAATTAAAGAAATCCATGCGCTTTAAAACTTCTCTTTGATTCCAGAGATACTGGTTACTGAATTACAAGTTTTCACAAAATGATGGAGTCACGAGATTTTCATTGCTACCATCGACTTGTTATGTTGGAGATTGTTTGGTTTTATGAGTGTTGTCACTTTCGCTTAGTTGCTTTGGTGCAGTGGGTTATTTGCAAGTGATAGTGTTTTGAGCGTGTGCAAGCAATGCCAGATAGTGCTGTTGTTGGCTGTCATGGCTGTACTTCTCACAATCGCAACACTAAAAAGGAACAAAAGCATGGCTTTATGCTTTCCCTGCAAATGATTTGGCTGTAGAAAAGACCCTGTGAATATTGCAAATGTTAAAATATGCTCTCATCATTGCAAACAAATAGATTATGTTAGACACTTCCGTTTGGTACTGTTAAATTTACTGTGTAAATGAGTGCCTTAAGAGCAATGAATTTCCATCGTGTAATTTGCCAAGTAGTATGCACACCAGTGCTACCAAACCACTTTTAACAGATAAAGGAAAAGGAACCTTTCAACAAATATGACATCCGTGGAAGAAGCATGGGCACTTAGCACAAGCTTTTTACAACGGCAGATGGGTGCTGATAAATGTGCATTACTGATGAAGTCCTTTATAATGAAATCAGATAAAGCCTGTTTACAAAATTGCATAGCATCATTACAGAAGAGAAATACTCATCTGAAAAACATGCACATGAAATTGCAAGCATGTATCAAAGAGCTTGCAAGTGAATTTTTGTTACCGAAACGTCTtcgcaataaagaaaataaatgcaccTGTATCTACTGAAACTAATCGAAACTGGGCAAAATATTTTCATCCAGTCAAATGAGAAGTTTGTTACATGGGTCAAAACGGGTTCTGTGGGTCAAAGAGTGCATTATTTATCAAGTTGATTTTTTTGCGCACCGTTTCACAGAAGAGTTACAATTTTTGCAGGGAAAAAATCCAGAGAACCTCCACCTGCAGTGTCAATCTTGTGTTCTTGGAGAACCCATAGTTTCAGTTGGCACCAGGTATTTTGGAGGATGTTCTTCGCTCATGACATAAATTAAGTATAACTGCAGAATGCGGTGCTACACAAAACtcacactaatagcataggcacataggtaacacacgacacagacctgtaagtccacggtattggtgataagttgagaaaactgtcccgaacacgtgttacaaaacgccactgtttcttgtgcatgtaccccgacatcaatatgggatattatcaccatgcacaggtacacaggccgcacaaagggttggcatactctggatcaggtggtcgagcagctgctggggtatagtctcccattcttgcaccagtcagTGCCTGttagagctcctgaagtgtcttaggagccgaccgagaacatcccagacatgctcgatggggtttaggtgtggagaacaggcaggccactctattcacctgatatcttatgtttcaaggtactcctccacgatagcagctcggtgggaccatgcaccactgaaaaggtggacatactggtgcaaaatgacatcccgataaacctgacctgttacagctcctcagtcaaagacatgcaggggtgtaggtgcaccaatcataatcccacccctcaccatcaaacaacgacctccatacaggttcctttcaaggacatcaaggggttagtatctggttcctggttcacaccagatgaaaacgcagcgagaatcactgttctgactatacctggactcgtacaagaacataacctgggaccactgttccaatgaccatgtactgtgttcttgacaccaggctttacgggctctcctgtgaccatgggtcacgggaatgcaccttgcaggtctccggacgaacaAACCATGTCTGATCAGTTGCCTGTAGGCTGTGTGTCAGGAGACAACGGTTCCAGTGGCTGCGTCAAGGtgccaagcaaggctacctgcagtactccgtggccttctgcgggcactgatagtgagatgtTGGTTCATGTGGTGTTATGGAAGTCCCAtaatgtagcacctggacacgtttcctgtctgatggaatcactgccataatcttgagatcacactttgtggcacatggagggcccatgctatgacctgctgtgtttgaccagcctccactcgccctagtattctacccctcttaatgtcatcaatatgtgttctttgagccatacacacagtcaccattagcacatctgaaaacgtctgcacacttactcgctgcaccatactctgacatgcaccaacacactgctTTGTGTGTTGTATGAGGACTGATGCCAGCAGCACCATGTGATGACAGCAGGTCAAATGGACTGCTTAGTCATAACCTGAGATGATTTAAActtgcaaactgcccaccagagtgttgtttcaccatgtatcagcattatccttaattgatgagcatgagtgtagtttcatTAGTTAATTCAAATACTTCCTACAAGTAAagcacttgtataatttatcgagtGAAAATGACAGTGTTCACCTGTAAGTTGAAGTTCCTTTTAAGATGTgaataatacaaaatgaaaatgagagttACGTAGGTCTCGTTCACTCATTAAAACTTTTTTCAAAACCAGCCAGATAGATCACATCTTGGTGGACCAGCGCTATAGCCATAAAGCCATGGATGTCGGGTCGTATAGAGGAGCTGACTGTGTATCAGGCCACTTCATCGTTGTGTGCAGGATTAAACTCATGCGTAAGAAGGAGGTGACAATGTTGAGAAACTAGGAGAAAGTGCCATTAAAGAACAATATGCTGCAGAAATCAAAAACCATTTTGAGGTCCTAGAGACcctagaaccaagagagaacatggAGGAAAGATGGAAAGAAATAAAGTCCACAGTACTAAGTGAAGCGGAGGatatattgggaagaaagaagataatgaagaagaggaaatggttcaacgagacatgccagaagtctacagaaaagagaaggaagatgagAGAGAGGTGGCTTGATGACCGGGGGAATGAGCAGGAAAGGGAACATTTTACCAACATCAGAAAAGAGACAAAGCGATTCctaagagcagagaagagaatatTTCTAATTAGTTTGCTAAAACAAGTTGAGGCAAATAACCAAAACAAGAATTCAAGGCAATTCTttcaatacataaaaaatcagtaaCGTGGATTTCAGAGCACAACTCTTTTCATTAGAGATACAAACGGCAacttgataaatgacaaggaaagaatacttctcagaactgttgaatcgCCCAGACCAAGATGGGATGTTACCTGCAAACACTacggaggaaaggaaagatgaagaatgggaagttagtgaagaagacgTGAAAATCGCAACCGAAGGACTCAGAAACAAGAAAGCCCCAGGGgaggacagaataacatcagaattaatcaaggagggGGGTGAGAGCTTACGCTCAAGAGATATAAaaactgatccagttgatatgggagaaggagacactgccagaagaatggaaattggttATAGTATGtccaatatacaagaagggaagcaaaattGAATAtggtaactacagaggaatcagcttgaTGAATGTAATGTGTAAGGTGCTAaccatcattatcctcagaaaattgcaaccattcatgttgttgtcgtcttcagtcctgagactggtttgatgcagctctccatgctactctatcctgtgcaagcttctcccagtacctactgcaacctacatccttctgaatctgcttagtgtattcatctcttggtctccctctacgatttttaccctccacactgacttccaatactaaattggtgatcctttgatgcctcagaacatgtcctaccaaacgatcccttcttctggtcaagttgtgccacaaacttctcttctccccaatcctattcaatacttcctcattagttatgtgatctatccatctaatcttcagcattattctgtagcatcacatttcgaaagcttctattctcttcttgtccaaagtatttatcgtccatgtttcacttccatacatggctacactccatacaaatacgtattccagtcaacattgtcaaaagcattctctaagtctacaaatgctagaaacgtaggtttgcctttccttaatctttcttctaaggtaagtcgtaaggtcagtattgcctcacgtgctccagtatttctacggaatccaaactgatcttccccgaggtcggcttctactagtttttccattcgtctgtaaagaattcgtgttagtattttgcagctgtggctattaaactgattgttcggtaattttcacatctgccaacacctgctttctttgggattggaattagtatattcttcttgaagtctgtgtgtatttcgcctgtttcatacatcttgctcaccagatggtacagttttgtcaggactggccctcccaaggctgtcagtagttccaatggaatgttgtctactcggggggccttgtttcgactctggtctttcagtgctctgtcgaactcttcacgcagtatcgtatgagAACAACATAACAcgagtaccaagctggctttcgaccaaaccgattgacaatagatcacattttcacactaagacatatgacagcatccacaggaatagcctatacaatgcgATGCaggacttcagaatccctgagaaacTAGAgagaatggtgcaagcttgtatggaagggtcaatGTTCTGTTCAATATCATcctagagaaagtaataaaagagtgtaggcaaaaggagtgggctggagtagagatggacggtaacttcCAATTGTCTCGCATATACAGATGAAATAGTActattaagtgaatcaaagca
This region of Schistocerca gregaria isolate iqSchGreg1 chromosome 7, iqSchGreg1.2, whole genome shotgun sequence genomic DNA includes:
- the LOC126281606 gene encoding gametocyte-specific factor 1 homolog is translated as MMIASDRQVTCVYNTAHQIYESRLQYHLVKCKKVHNDQKKAICSFDSTHHVPASDYLVHIQTCPNRRVLDEHAYHVDGERRSAEECWKEYVPVNLPPPQESWDTDGPGYTYNPDRVSREKPVIRVMTGGTKSERKAFRQRECRRLQNLNNGLPLNERQSA